From Apis mellifera strain DH4 linkage group LG5, Amel_HAv3.1, whole genome shotgun sequence, the proteins below share one genomic window:
- the LOC551956 gene encoding proteasome subunit alpha type-5 produces MFLTRSEYDHGVNTFSPEGRLFQVEYAIEAIKLGSTAIGIATSEGVVLVVEKRITSSLMEPTTVEKIVEIDKHIGCAASGLIADSRTMIDRARVECQNHWFVYNERMSVESTAQAVSNLAIQFGDSDDDGSAMSRPFGVAMLFAGIDEKGPQLYHMDPSGTFVQFDAKAIGSGNEGAQQNLQEVYHKSMTLQEAIKAALVILKQVMEEKLSDNNIEVMTMTPEKLFHMFTKAELQEVIKDIA; encoded by the exons atgttTTTAACACGTTCTGAATATGATCAtggtgttaatactttttctccAGAAGGAAGATTATTCCAAGTTGAATATGCTATAGAAGCTATAAAACTTGGTTCCACTGCCATTGGAATTGCAACATCAGAAGGTGTTGTTTTAGTTGTGGAAAAACGTATTACTTCCAGTTTAATGGAACCCACAACTGtagaaaaaattgtagaaattgaTAAACATATTGGATGTGCAGCATCAGGCTTAATAGCTGATTCTAGAACAATGATCGATCGTGCTAGAGTGGAATGTCAAAACCATTGGTTTGTCTATAATGAAAGAATGTCTGTAGAATCAACGGCACAGGCTGTATCAAATCTAGCTATACAATTTGGAGATAGTGATGATGATGGTAGTGCTATGTCAAGACCATTTGGTGTAGCAATGTTATTTGCTGGTATTGATGAAAAAGGACCTCAATTGTATCATATGGATCCTTCTGGTACTTTTGTACAATTTGATGCTAAAGCTATTGGATCAGGAAATGAAGGTGCACAACAAAATCTTCAGGAAGTTTATCATaag tCTATGACACTTCAAGAAGCAATAAAAGCAGCTTTGGTTATATTGAAACAAGTCATGGAAGAGAAACtaagtgataataatatagaagtaATGACAATGACACCTGAAAAACTGTTTCATATGTTCACAAAAGCTGAATTACAGGAGGTGATTAAAGATATTGCTTAA